One region of Eretmochelys imbricata isolate rEreImb1 chromosome 2, rEreImb1.hap1, whole genome shotgun sequence genomic DNA includes:
- the ARL5B gene encoding ADP-ribosylation factor-like protein 5B isoform X1, with protein MGLIFAKLWSFFCDQEHKVIIVGLDNAGKTTILYQFLMNEVVHTSPTIGSNVEEIVVKNTHFLMWDIGGQESLRSSWNTYYSNTEFIILVVDSIDRERLSITKEELYRMLAHEDLRKAAVLIFANKQDMKGCMTAAEISKYLTLSSIKDHPWHIQSCCALTGEGLCQGLEWMTSHIGVR; from the exons ATGGGCCTGATATTTGCTAAGCTGTGGAGTTTTTTCTGTGACCAGG AACACAAAGTAATAATAGTGGGACTTGACAATGCAGGAAAGACCACCATTCTTTACCAGTT CTTAATGAATGAAGTGGTCCACACATCTCCAACCATAGGAAGCAATGTTGAAGAAATAGTCGTAAAAAATACCCATTTCCTTATGTGGGATATTGGAGGACAGGAGTCATTACGGTCATCGTGGAATACCTATTATTCAAATACAGAG TTCATCATTCTTGTTGTTGACAGCATTGACAGAGAACGACTTTCTATCacaaaagaagaactttacaGAATGTTGGCTCATGAG GATTTACGGAAGGCTGCAGTTCTCATCTTTGCAAATAAGCAGGACATGAAAGGTTGTATGACAGCTGCTGAAATATCTAAATACCTCACCCTTAGTTCTATAAAGGATCACCCATGGCACATTCAGTCCTGCTGTGCTTTGACTGGAGAAGG ATTATGCCAAGGTCTGGAATGGATGACCTCCCATATCGGAGTGAGATAA
- the ARL5B gene encoding ADP-ribosylation factor-like protein 5B isoform X2, giving the protein MNEVVHTSPTIGSNVEEIVVKNTHFLMWDIGGQESLRSSWNTYYSNTEFIILVVDSIDRERLSITKEELYRMLAHEDLRKAAVLIFANKQDMKGCMTAAEISKYLTLSSIKDHPWHIQSCCALTGEGLCQGLEWMTSHIGVR; this is encoded by the exons ATGAATGAAGTGGTCCACACATCTCCAACCATAGGAAGCAATGTTGAAGAAATAGTCGTAAAAAATACCCATTTCCTTATGTGGGATATTGGAGGACAGGAGTCATTACGGTCATCGTGGAATACCTATTATTCAAATACAGAG TTCATCATTCTTGTTGTTGACAGCATTGACAGAGAACGACTTTCTATCacaaaagaagaactttacaGAATGTTGGCTCATGAG GATTTACGGAAGGCTGCAGTTCTCATCTTTGCAAATAAGCAGGACATGAAAGGTTGTATGACAGCTGCTGAAATATCTAAATACCTCACCCTTAGTTCTATAAAGGATCACCCATGGCACATTCAGTCCTGCTGTGCTTTGACTGGAGAAGG ATTATGCCAAGGTCTGGAATGGATGACCTCCCATATCGGAGTGAGATAA